The following nucleotide sequence is from Trifolium pratense cultivar HEN17-A07 linkage group LG2, ARS_RC_1.1, whole genome shotgun sequence.
attttaggtttcacaatagtcgcttaaagaaaaaaagctCCGTAAAATCAATAGGAGACAATTGATCACAATACCCAGAAAATCAGAAAATCAAAACCCATAAAATCTAAAAAtgaacaacaaaatcaaaacccataaaatctaaaaatgaacaacaaaatcaaaaccCAATTACAAAATTGATATATGGTTTTGTGTTGTGAGTAATAATTTGTTACTTGTATAATAAAGAATTGCACGCAGCTTGAAGATCCATATGGCAATTTATCTACTAAggtttcttctttttgtttacCGCTACTTATAACCCAGATCCAAATGATGTCAATTTTTTTCCTCTATTTGATTAATAAATACAGCAAGAAGATGGTGAAGAAGAAACAACAAGAACAACCATAAATTTTCAACAATAACGAATAACAAGAACAACAACCTGTGAGATTGGAACGAAGCCCCAATTGAGATTTAGCGTTTCAAACTATCAGTTGATTTCAGTGGAGATGGAGACATCAACCAGTGATTTCCAATCGATTTCGGGTGTGATTGAAAGATGCAAGATCTGGGTTACTGAAAGAAGATATGGGTAAAGATCTGGGTTAccggaggaagaagatgaataaagcaaaaatatatcatatgtTGGTGGTTCACTATTAGATATAGTAGATCAACAAGATCTaatggttttatttttgtcaaaaaaatcgaatggttaaaatttaaaatattattaaggtCTACGGTGTACCACTATGTATATTGGTTCACCATATACATCCAGAATGCAACCTGTACAATATTTAACGTTTGTTggaaaaaatggacggaaaggactaTTATGGGTAACAGTGATATcaataagggaccaatctggACCTTTTCTTCTTTAAGAGactattgtgaaacctaaaatgtctttaagggaccaatagactaattaagcctaaactATTATATGTCACTTTGAATAAACATTTTGTTCCAAATTATACGTCGTTTTACAATATCAATGaagaatttaatgttatttttcctattatacccttaactatttattactctctcttctttcaattcttcaatttatctttctcattcaattaatgaaggacaattttgtaaactaactcataatttcttttttttcatacaacattaattacatttcttaatatgcgtaaaAATGACAAAGTGACATATAATTTAGAACGGATGGAGTAATTTCCTCAACCAGTGCCCCGGAACCGGAACACcggttaacatgacccttttctaaatataaaaatgtaaaactaaactaaaataatgaaaaacaaaGAATGTAAAAGAAATGGTGCTGCTTGAATTCGTGTAGTAGTagtaaggaaaaaagaaaagaaagatagaTAGAGGAAGTAGTAATTCATTACGTGAGGAATTTCTCCTTGGAATCGGAAAAGTCTAGTgaaatgtttattttatatgaGTATTAAATGTTTGTAGTTGAATTTGAAAGAaaaggtaaaattggaataaagaTATTAAATAGAgttgaatttgttgatttttgtttatatttaataaagatagactttttttttgtcaaaaaaaataaataaagacttttttaaagacttttgcttataattaaggagaGGGAGTAtctcttttcaattttcaattttgttttttaaagaCTTTTGAACTAATTTAGAAAATATGCATTGGCTTTGGAAGTAGGAATGTGACAAAGCATCCCTGGACCTCACCATGCACTAAATTTTGTTGTAAGTAATGAATCTTAGAGACTCTATATTTATAGTCTATTTCATGGTGTTATTAGGATGAAGAAGGTAGTTGGAGGCGTTAGGCAAATCGTCGATAAGGAGACGTTTAGAGTTTGAGTCTTTCAGTTCACTCAGTCACTCTAAAAAATCTCACTCCACCCAAACCCTAAACACAAAGCTAGTGCTCTCAAAATTAATgcctcaaaaaaataaaaataaaaataagtaataACTAGGAAAAAATAATTCAGTGTAGTATTTTtcttatggaaaatgctaaatagtgttcCAGGACACTATTTTAattagagctgggtatgcgggctaaTCCGCCCTgtttaacccgccccgcataagcccgcatattaaacggggcgaacaagcccgtcatcaaatataaacgagttttaaaattaagtccGAGTTCGGTCCGCGtaagcccgcgggttaaacggttaacccgcggactattacaaaaaaaaactattttcaaaaaaataaacaaaattagtaaaatattgatataataaaagctaaaaaaaactatattattaataattttatgttataacttgaactaacaaataaataaagtttgtgatgtatcattgagtttatctatcttctctttaaaaataatgcaactaaaatcaaattcaactcgTTTTTATCGTAATTATTTCTCCACACATACTCCAAATCCATAAAATAAACCCAGATGATATTGAATAAGAACTTTAActtgttcaaaatataaaaaagaaatttaatagtCCAAACCAATATTAAAAGTACAACCAAAAATCTAATACCACCAACcgattcaaaaacaaaacagtaATGTATATAATTAACTAATTGAAAACCGAAGGAAAATAGTCACTCCTGCTTGATGCCTCCATTGTAACACTTGAAATCCCTACattaaaggttttttttttttgttaaaagtgTTGGATTTGGATATggaccaaattatttataaatggtaaattttgtaattaattatatatataaaaaaagaatgcgggccacgggctaacccgcgaacccgcggatttaacccgcataacccgcggttttaacggtccaacccacacgggcaaaaatataaacgggccaaaaaaaaatggtcttaagaccgtgcgggctgcgggttaaacgggttggcccgcggaccttggtccgtatacccaGCTCTAATTTTAATcccttaaatagtaaattttttatacaacTTTTATGCAAATGTATAAAGTCAAcgtatttgaaattgaaatgattcactttttaaataaattattctttaAAATGGAATAATGTTAAATAGTGTTCCGGAGGCACAATgtagtattttattattatgcATACATATGACAGATAGGCATaggtgtgatttttttttccggtttaccaaacagagccttcgaagagatttttttttaccattttacCAATTTCTCATATGCCTTacgaattttcatttttatcatttctCTACTTAAATGGCCCACATGGCAATGCTCTCTAGTAGATAAtacaataataaattttaataggtAGTACCTAAATGACCTTTTGACATAATTAAACATCATGAACTCTCTGAAATGCTAATTTCCTATGGTGTTTATTGTTGTCTCAAACCAAGTGATTAAAATTCGGTATATTATTCGATTGAAGCGAGTCATAAGCTattctattataaaaataaataataatatataatatggtACATAGTATGAGTGAAAACTTAAATTTAGGATTACCTAATCGCTCACACAATGGTGCCATTGGGCTGTTGAAAATTGTGCTAATAGCTGCATCCATTTGTATTTTTACAATGACTGGATCTAACTTCTTAATAAATTTCTCTCTGAAAATATCATATAGaagttaaattataaataatcaaAGCTGTCACTTGATTAAAGGTTAATTACACAAATTGTAACAAAGAGATTGTCTAAGGAAAGTTCACGTAGGCCATGGAATtgttttggacttttggtgGTGGTTGagataattaattaaagaaCCCTAACTTTGTAATCATAATCTACATCATGGATGCTTCTAATATTTTCAATGTTTTAAGTGACAAAACACGAGAGGAAGAGAATCAAGAAGTCATTTCAACAAAATACAGAGATGGGTGTTAagtgttaacaaaaaaaaaaaatagagatcgGTTCCTGGGAAGTGAGAAAGAAGTAGATGCATAAAGAGAGATACAATCTAGTGTGACATAGACTAATGAGATCATATAGACTTTTTTAATTCAATGGTATGATTTAATGGTACACCGGTGAGGGGCTTGATAGAGCCCCCACCCTAGAAGTCACCTATTTCAAGTAGTATTtgagttttcatttttaaactttaatttgattttattattttttataaaataaaaactacccactaagagaaaaactacccactaaatGGTGGATTCTAGGGTGAGGGCTCTATCAAGTCCTTCACCGGTGTACCATTTAATTTCACCGTTAGATCAAATGAATCTACTTGATCTAGTATTTCATCACCACACTAGatccaatttctttctctctatcacttgaactttttttttcagtttctatGTTTCTCTATCTCCATTGCATACACGGTACTCTTAATGATCTTTTTGGCCATGCGAAGTTGGAATTTAGTTTCTGTGACCAACTTgctacatatataaaaaaacactaCAATTGTTTGATTGAATTGGTAGTTTATAAATATTGCTTCCCAACTTATTACAATTGCTTTAATTAAGTTCGAAGGATAATAAATGCTAACATGTTTCTCTTTTGGTGTCAATGTTTGGGGAAAATGAGTTCTCACTCACTGATTATAAGATGCCagtgagagagtttgggaaaATATGGTTTTTATTATAGAGAAAAATTTGGTGGAGTTTGTGAAATTTCACCATTGAAGTATCATGGGAGAGAAGACAGTTACAAAATTAGAGAGAGGAATACACATGATTGTGTGTGGGAATATGCAGATGTtctaatgttaatttttaatgaatctCGACCATTAAACAAATCTGATGGTGTATTTTATCTgcctcaccggtgagggacttaattgagCCCTCACCCTAGAATCCACCCCCACTAAATATACAATATCATtaatgtcattttatatttatcaaccaccttaaaattatattaaaattataagaaaccaaaaattgagttttttttttagtgtataACTTTTATTATAGCACAAGAATtcgctctttttttttttttgataatcaaaaattgaattataaggagtacaaggtgtattcaacccttacaattcataAACACCTTCAGATGCTTTGAAAGAGTAACCTACAcgaaaatcaataataataaaaaaaaggtaaatggtaataaataaatcacaacTCATGATGTTGTAAGTTTAAAAAAGTGAGAGGGTATGATATATGTTGAACATGAGGATTAATTGTGGCACGCCATATTCTAAAACCATTAAAAAAGTATAATAGATTATAGAATGATGAaattaatttggtttaaataAAACTTTACTAGATTTTGAACCCGAACCATTTGTTACCTCTAACTCCTTCATCCCTTATTTCAAACCAATTGAGCTACCCAACCCTCGCTCCAAAACATTAGTTAATGAAAATGCAAAATCAATTGAGCTTATGTAGGCCGGCCTGACCTCTTTCCACCTCTATGTAGGGAAAAATAACCTCAAATACCGGTTAAAATGCTACAAGAAAAGAGACAGAAATTCAAGGTTGGTTAATGAAAATGCAAGCCATTGAATGAACTCAATGATCAAACATATAAAACATGTCTTAAGCAAAACCTTGTTTTCTCTACAGCACAATAATCTCTTTTACATTATACTGAAAATTTTCTCATTCTCTTGTGTTTGAATCACTCAAGCATGGTCTTGGCAGCATCAATCAATATTGTTCTAAACCCATCATCGGTAACTCGACCAAGCACTGTGTACCCTTCCTTGTCCTCTACATCCACATCTGCTCCATGCCTTATAAGAAGAAGTGCTACCTGTAAACCAAACACATGCGTAGATATTAGACTTAGTACTCGAATACTAAACAGTATGATAGAGTTTCCCGCATGCCTCGAACCACACTTCCAGATTCTATAACATTCTACAAGTTACAACTACTAACCAGTACTTCCTTTTAAGTACCAAATTGAAGTAAACAGATGCTTGTTCACTAAGTTTTTGGTCTAGTCCCACCAAGTTGCACTCTTATTTGttcctttcttctttttttctttgtatttattaataataacctAATTGGGATGCTTTTCTCTATTGTGATGCCTTTAGACCTCTCGatcctaatatataaaaaaagaagataatctAAGATACTCTTAAGCCAATCCCCAAGTTAAAGCATACTAATCTTGTTACAAATAGAACATTCGAATGAGAATATGAACATAATTTGACATTGGAGACTGGCAGGACTAGATTGCATTCGGACAAAATTCTAGCCCATATCACATCTTTATGCAAAAACTGAGACCATAGAGGAACCAAGATGGAAACCAGGTCAGACTACAACTAAGACAAAACTGGGGCTACACCATAATGATCAGCGGCAAATCCAAAACTATGGGTTAGTGGATTAAAGTTTTGAGGAAAAAGTCAAAGAACAATTAAAGTTTTTAAAGTAATCAAAATGACAATCCAGAAAACCAGAAAAAATAAGCAGGAAGAGTTTTGCCGATGAGTTTCGCAGAAGCAGGAGAAATAGAGAACATAGACTTTGAAGAAGAGAGGGTTCGCGCTCGAGAAGAAAAGAAACTGAATGGTTAAACCATAGGGGTTATTGAGGGATTTCATGTGTTTAATCAGATTGTGGACGTGAACTTGCGATTTGGACTGTGACTGTCCCACCTGCTGAAGCAGCTAGCCTGCTGGACACGTCGCAATGCCACCACTCTACAATTCCACAATTGCGTGCTAAAGCGGTACAATTGACAACATAAGCACACCCGACCAATGAATAAGTCTGCCCCCAACAATAATGACAAAATTGGTGCGCTTTCGGGACTTCAAAAGGGGACATTATAGTGGGATGAAATGGTCCAAGGCTTCTAAGATCTAAGACCCTGTTTGTTAAAAATTTTCACAAGGAGATTTTGAGGCTTGAAGCGTGGAATAGTGGATAATGCACAAACCCACCAAACTATGTGCTGAAATTCaacttttatttcaaataacGGGGTAACAAGGATTGAACTCGAGACCACTTGGTCATAAAGGATCTACCACCATGTCATGAACCAACCAttccaaaagcttaagctgttggGTGCAGACATAtgaatggttttatattatgcTTTAACTGCATTTTGTTTACAGCAGGGTAGAAATGAACTAGGagatattttgttttcaatagcAGTATagcaatatatttttcatcatatTATGAAGATGCATGCCACTGCAACTAAacagattttatattttatgagCATGAACAATATCACAATCCCTAGCATTAATTTTCAATCAATAGTTATCATGCTTCGCTTTACTCTTTAAAGTGCATCCTTCACTTTAGCGAAGCCAAATCATAAGAAATATGTACAcgaaatttatatatataataaccacAACAAAGGTTTACTACAAGGGAAATTTCCTTCTATGCACAATAAATTCATACATTCATAATTATTCAGCACAACCCttactattatttttgtaaTCTTTTTATAGACGTGAAACAACGAGACAAGATATTATAGTAAGAAAGTACATTGTGAATTGGTGAAAAAAACAAGTGCTGAGAACAGCTAAGCTCTTCTAGCATACAATACTTCACTGTTGTCAACCAGACATTACAAGCAACGCAAGGCACCAGCACAAGTTTTGTGTTCAAGATGgattatgacattttttttaaaaaaaaacaccatgTTCAGATATATATACTCATATTTTATTCaatcaataaaatttaatatacaCAAGTATATGTGGTTTTTGCAAACAAAATCATTAAGCATGGTGAAGATGTCAAAAATACATATGCACAGATAGAATAAACGCACCACTTTGTTATAACAAATCACGGCATTCATTAGAGGAGTTTGACCAGCTCTATCAACGGCATCAACATCTGCTCcttcttcaataaaaaattcacaCAGCTCAGAATTCCCAGTGCTAGCTGCCCGATGCAGTGGGGTGCAACCAACCTGATCACCAAATTACAATTTACAAGACATAAACTAAATTGTTAATGTGATTATTATGAAAAGTGGGGGAAATCAAAACCATAGTGTCACAAATATATCAAATGAATCCATGTTACAACCTTGTCCTTTATATTGATATTGGCATTATGAGAGATGAGTTTTTCAGCAATCTTCATCCGGCCTTTGCTGGCTGCATAGTGTAAGGCAGTGCGTCCCCCATTGTTCTTTATATTAACATCAGCTCCTACCAAAAATGATGAATAAGAACATTCAAGATGGTTGATGATACGAACCGGTATCAAATTATGAATAAAACAGAAGAACTATGAAGAAATTGTAAGAAAGCTTTATTGATATATGGAAAATAAAGGTTTACAGATACAGAATAATGAGATTATCCTATCTCTGACCAGAGCAACGCTCCGTTAGGCCAGCTAGAGCTGCCTAAACATGCTAACAACTTATCAAATAGCAAGGATGCCTCTACACTCTGCATTCATACTCCTTATATTCAGGAAACGAGTAAGCTAGCTCTCCCTCTCTCTTCTCCACGTCATCATTCTCTAACTAACTCTTGACAGCAGCTTTGGGCCTTCTAGAATATACTTTCAATACTTTCGGCTCCATATCATTGTAATTCACTAGTGACTCCTCATCATTGGTACGAGCTCTATCAGTTGATGAATCTTTATACTAATATAATAACACcgacacttcaaattgaagtCGTGTCTAACATGTGTCCGTGTCCAACACCGACATGAGACTAACACATacaatcatttttattttctcaaattattaccagTGTCAAGTGTGTGTCCATGTCATTGCACTGACACAGCTATTGTGACTTTCTGATACAAGTCCACATCTACCTTTCTTATAATGAAGTCCTACACCAAAGTTAAACTGAACCAAACTTAACAGTCTCAACTCAAGGAACACACATAAACCACTTATCCACTTAGCTCACAGTACAATTAATGTTTACAGAAAAATGGAAGATGCTGCAAGACATTACAGTGATTACACCCTATTTGGATAAGAAAAGAAGTTCTTATATGTAAGTTATTTATATAACAAAAGACAATTgttttttcatataagctataccTTTTTTATATATGCTATAACTTTATAACATATAAGCTATATGTTATTTTCATGAGCTATCCTAAAGATCTTATGGAAATAACCTAAAAATAGCTTTGGACATGTCATCGGCAGTTTTCATTGCTCTCCCAAACAATCAGACAAAccaaaataagccaatccaaacagaTCATGTTTGGGAGTAGGGTTTTGGAGGGCTAAATAAGTGTATATTTTGATATAGatctgatatttttttaaaataaaagaaaaaaaaatgaaagaacaCGATTAATGATCATATAATACTTCAACCACACTTAAGTAGTTTTTGAAAACATTTTATAGTGTCcttaatttgaaaaagaaatgcAAACCCTACCCTCCCATCCAAAACCctcaatccaaacataccctaaatcACTTAcaagttaatttattttttttgacacaattaaacttaattcatatcattaatcaACTGGTTCTCAATGCAAGGAGGAATCGAATAAAAAACACAGCAACCAGACCAAAAATTGGCCACCCTAGCTAACATACTAATCAACCCAATTCACTTCGAAGTTGTAATTTAAAAATAGCAAATTTTTAATACTAGAAATAAgcaaactaataaaataaaataaaaatagacctTTGTTTAACAAAGCCTCCAATATCTCCAAATTCCCAATACTTGCAGCAGAATGAAGCGGTGCCCACCCTTCTTCATCAGCACTATTTATCACCTCAGCAGATGCATCACAAGACAATAATATCTTCACAACCTGGAAAATTATTCCACATCCCAAaccacacacacaaaaaaaaaaaaaaaacttaaaattgtaAGCTTGAATTCAATTAACTAACTAGAAACCCCAATTTGATGTTCTAATAGAAATACTaaaaaagaacaattttttatGCAATTGAAGGAAAAAGGAAGACACCCATTTGAGGAAAAGGAAAAGGGAACCTTAGAGTGACCAGAAGAAGTGGCAACATGAAGAAGTGAGCGAGCGTCTTCGTTTGTTAGAGAGAGTGATTTGGAGAGTGATTGAGGGGATAATGATTCGAAAATTGAAGAATCTCCTTCTTCAGCTGCTTTGAACAGATCCTTCTCTTTGATGTTTTCACTGTCTATTTccatggagtttttttttttttactttgatttgAAATAAGTGAGAGAAACAAACAATCCCTCctcttttgttttgtgttttacttGTTAATCAAGGTATTTTGTGTTGGTCAATGTGACGCTAATATTAtggatttgtcaaaaaaaaaaaaaaactagagatTTCAAATGGGCCGGTTCCGCCGGACCTACTTTGGCCAAATTGATCCATTTAGGTAAATGGATCAAACCGAGGTGACTATTAGttgtgaaaaatgaaaatgactCTTCTCTTATGTttcttaggctctgtttgggaaggccaaaaagctagcttatattttttagcttataagctaaaagctctgtTTGATAACGGTCATTTTGttatgagcttatagtttattttactagcttatagcttattttcaaatgctatttcaagtaacttataacttttagcttataagctataaactagcttatcagctaACAACTATTTGCAACCATTGTTTATTTGGAATCATTGGCCTTCAAAGAACCTCAAAGCAATCTGAAATATATTCCAAAAGCAACATTTTCATAATCACAATGTTATTGCAACTGTAATCttaatcataattaattaaaaactataATTAACAAGGTTGACTTAAAGGGGTGACCTGAGAACACAAAAGGAAttaataacaaacaaaataatttttgtagTGTCAACCAATCAATCTTGTGTTCTAAGTGTCACTCCTCTGAGATAGAACCATATGCTAGATGAATGGATGAAACACTTTAACAAGAAAgataaaacacattttttttgggttgagaatatttcattttatatgaaatatggTGATGACATAAGGTGTAATGTCATGTACCTATTTCAATTCACCATGTTGTCATTTATAAGACAATAATTggtttctatttatttattttgggatgTGTttgaataatataataaattatatatgttgTCATTCTATTGACACCATCAGAGAGATGTGATCATTTTCTCCAATAACAAAAGAGATGTTATCATTTTTCGTACATAGCTTTATTAAACAGCGACATCTTAGGTTTTCTTTGCAGGGCATACATACAATGAAATTAGAAAAAGACAGAAGAATtttatatctaaaataaaaagatacaaaaacaaaaataaatcaagaTATAAATTGTTTATAGTCTCTTTGCGAGTCAATTTTTGAATAGGGGGAAAAATGAAGACATATTTTTCTCGAGTGAAATGTCAAATAAAcccttcaaaatttcaaaatttgtcaaatactcctatgaaatttggaaatacaCAAATATCCCTTGAAATTGTAAATGTCAATCAACTTGTCCCCTGCTCAGTTTACTCGTCTATTTTAATGACGTGACTGTTAACTCCATATGCGCCATGTCACATGAGGGGGTAATTGATCAGGATACACGTCACACGAGGGTAATTgactaaaatttgcaaaatcaaGTGGCTAATTGACTGAAATTAGAGCAATTAGCCCCCTGGTTTTGCAAATTTTAGTCAATTATCCTATGTGACGTATATCCTAATCGATTACCCCATGATGTGGCACCTACCCCTGTGACGTGGCACCACGTTGACAGGTGCCACATATGCCGTTAactgccacatcatcaaaatagacGGAGTAAACGAGGCAGTGACAATTTGGCTGACGTTTTACAATTTCAAGGGGTATTTATCTATTTCTAAATTTCAGGGGTATTtgataaattttgaaatttcagaaaaatattttacattccTCTCTATTTTTCTCTCCTCCAAGCTTCTGAAAAAATCAAGTTGCAAACAAAACCTTAATTTTCCGGTTACTAGGGTTTAACTAAGGGGCGGTAATTTGGAAATTGAGCATAAAGTAAGTAATTCGGTAAAAGATCATTATTTTACTCATAATAATTTGAGATGAAATTTTCTAGAGTAATTTgtcatgaaataaatttaaaatataaattgaacttattaaaagttaattaaaaaaattgactaatAGCTCTCAAAagtaatttcattttttctctcaaaaGTTATACTAAAAAGGAAACTTTGTTCTTCCGTTGTGGATTTTTTAGCTGTTTTAAAGAGTGTTAAGAGATGGACCGATCTTTAAAACTATAATTCTCAAAAAAGCCACATAAGTAAAAATAGAATGCAGATGAATTACAAGTAAAATGAATTTTTGATTGATTGAGGAGTGtttaaaatgatatttaaaatgaagaggttttataaagtttttttttgtggacaaagtattttattataactaaatttggagattttattttgttaattgttCAAGCCTACTAATCCTCTTCTTGAATTACAAGTGAAATGAATTTTTGATTGATTGAGGAGTGTCTAAAATGATATTTAAAATGAAGAGGttttataaagtttttttttttttgtggacaaagtattttattataactaaatttggagattttattttgttaattgttCAAGCCTACTAATCCTCTTCTTGTCCCATGGAAACTTCACACTTGATGAAAAAATTGTCTTCAGCTAAAAAGGAACTTCAGATTTAGCTCGGTCAAGTAGTATAGTGACTAAAAATTCATTTTCGTTAATTGTTCAAGAAATTCTATCCTTAAGTTGAATAAATGACATGACCGAGATTCGAACCCCGATccactgcatatataatataatatcttTGTCAATTGAGTTAATCTCACGTAATAGAGTTACTCATATTTAAAGGGAGGAGATTGTTTTTACCGATAGAATTGTTAATGTAAAATTTTATGTCAATGGTTTAGTTTGATGGAAGCTGCTCCTCAACTCTTCTAGAGAGGTCTTTTTTAGAGATATATTTGCTTTTTCTAATTATTGTTTTCGTtaacttttgtttttgtgaGTATCTTATATGCCCCtcacatttatttttcttttattttaatttatacttTTGGAAGTATTTTATAAGGCCAGAGAATCCTCCTAGAAATGAGATAAAGAAGAAGGAATTAATTTCATTGATAAGCAAAAAGGGGTTTATTACAAtctattatataataaattctaTCCTTATCTCTAACGGAATTATTCCCAAAATACCCCACTAACTAACAGCTCAGCCCTTCTCGATCCTTCTCCATATCTGAGAAATGATTCCACTAGCTTCCAAATAAGTGACGTAGTCTTCCAATCTCTTTGGAGGCTTAGATTCTCTTTTAGCTCTTGGCATCTCCACCTCATCATTAGTCTTAGTCTTTGTTGGGCCTTGTGTCTTGGGTTGGGTCATATCAATATCCCCCCAACAAAaccaaccttgtcctcaaggttatGGACCTGACACAATTAATCCCAACGTTCCCACAAAGTATCATCAGGGAGCAATCCATGTCGTTGAACCAAAG
It contains:
- the LOC123906510 gene encoding 26S proteasome non-ATPase regulatory subunit 10-like translates to MEIDSENIKEKDLFKAAEEGDSSIFESLSPQSLSKSLSLTNEDARSLLHVATSSGHSKVVKILLSCDASAEVINSADEEGWAPLHSAASIGNLEILEALLNKGADVNIKNNGGRTALHYAASKGRMKIAEKLISHNANINIKDKVGCTPLHRAASTGNSELCEFFIEEGADVDAVDRAGQTPLMNAVICYNKVVALLLIRHGADVDVEDKEGYTVLGRVTDDGFRTILIDAAKTMLE